In Mycobacteriales bacterium, a single window of DNA contains:
- a CDS encoding type II toxin-antitoxin system Phd/YefM family antitoxin: MTSAAEHMPLADVKNRLSEVVERLEREHGRVIITKHGRPAAVVMSIEDLEGLEETLDILSDPALMRRIKKAEAEIAAGQDEVLTKEQLLDRVRRR; the protein is encoded by the coding sequence ATGACCTCAGCCGCTGAGCACATGCCGCTTGCCGACGTAAAGAACCGGCTCTCGGAGGTCGTCGAGCGACTTGAGCGTGAGCACGGGCGGGTCATCATCACCAAGCACGGCCGCCCGGCCGCGGTCGTCATGAGCATCGAGGATCTCGAAGGCTTGGAGGAGACTCTCGACATCTTGAGCGATCCCGCACTGATGCGGCGGATCAAGAAGGCAGAAGCCGAGATCGCTGCGGGGCAGGACGAGGTGTTGACGAAGGAACAGCTGCTCGACCGCGTTCGTCGCCGGTGA